The DNA sequence CTGTGCTATAACCACCGCGACTGAATGTAAGTAAAGCATCATTTTTAGCTAATAATAGCCGCACTAATTTTCTAATTCCTTAAGTTTATTGGCAATTTCTTGCAAACGACCTTTATCGGCTAATGGGCGAGCAGGGCGTAATGATGCAAGTAGAGCTTTTTTAAAGTGTGCAATGGCTTCTTTTTTTCTACCGTTTTGCGCTAAAAAATCAGCGTAAAAATAGTTTGGGTCAATACCATTAGGATTGATTGCTAACGCTTTTTTAAGCATTACTTCCGCTTTTTTATCATTGCCGAAACCAATTGGCCAACCTGGTACTTGATAGTATAACGAACCTAAGCTGGTATATGCGGAGCCCTCAAGCACTGCTGGATTGACTGCAATCACCTCTTCTAATAATTGTTTTGATTTTTTGACTAATGATAATGCACCTAAGCCACCTTTTGCGCCAGCCAATGAACTATTATTAATCGCTAACCATATTTTTAGCTTGCTACTTGCAGGCGTGATTTTTAATGCATTTTCATTGGCGATGATGACTTTTTCCAGACAACTGATCTTAAGATCTTTTTCGACCAGATTGTATTGGCAGCTGGCCCATTCATGTTGAATATTGAGCAAAGTACCCGCTACTGTTTGTGCTGCTGTAAAACTGCTGCCTAATAACAGTGCGAAGCCCAGTAGTGATATTGTAAAATTTGTAGTTTTCATCCTATTTTCCTTTATTCATTAATGTCAGAAAGACTTTTGTTCAGATGTTTTTTTTGTTTGTGGATAGAGGAAGCGACTAAGCTTGGAAATAGTTGATTAATTCGTACAAATAATTTTTCAGGCCAGCCAATCCAGCACACTTTTTGCTCTGTTTGCAGCGTTTTTAATATCTGCTTGGCGACGGCCTTGGGGCTATCGGTGCTGTTACCTAATTTTTTATTAAGCGCAGTCACGCGTTGATCATTTAAATCGGTGTCCGTGGCACGTGGTGCGACGAATAATACTTGTCGCCCGGTATCCTTTAATTCGCGTTGCATTGCTTCACTAAAACGATGTAAAGCCGCTTTTGTTGCGCAGTAAGTGGCATAACCCGGATAACCGATAGCGGCAAAGGTGGATCCAATATTTAAAATAATGCCCGGATAACTTAACCAGGTCAGAGAGAGTTTAGTCAATTGCATTGGCGCGCTGATATTAACCGCAATCTCTTGCTCAATAGAGGTTAAGGTCCGTTGCGTGAGATAATCAAAAGTATTACAGCCTGCATTGTTAATGACGATATCAATAGGGATGCCTTCTTGTATATATAACTGGCACTCCTTATCAACGGCTTTAATACCTTCTGCGCAGCCGATATCTGCTGCGATAGATAAATAATTACTGCTGTGCGGCAAGTCATCAATGAGTTGATCAAGTTTAGCCTGTTCTCGGCCGACTAAGATTAAGTGGCAACCAGCCTCAACCAATGCCAGGGAAAGAGCGCGACCAATACCGCCTGTTGCCCCCGTTAATAACACGCGTTTATCTTTAAGCTTCATGGCAGAACTCGCTTTGCTGAATCTGTTCAATAGCATTCGATGAGAGATCGTTTAACATTTCACCGTAAAGTTTGAAGACCATATTTGCACCGTCAATAATCGCCTGTTGGTCATTTTTGTCGGTAATCTTATTCATTAAGGAAGCAAATAACTTAATGTGCTTTTGATCTAATGTACTGTGTGACGTGAGGTAACTCATTGCAGTATCAGGTAAATCCAACTTATGTTGTACTAATTCAGCTATTTTTCCACCGACATTGACACTGGTGCCTTCCAATACCCAGACCATCCCTAGAAATGCCAATGGGTTTTTGCGATCGATTTGATGGTAAAGGTAAGCCACCATTAGTTCCATAGCCGTACCAATCTTGCCGACTCCTTCGTTATTACGCACTATTTCAGCATCAAAACCACAGGCTGTGATATCGTTTAAGATCCATTCTTGATGGCCTTTTTCTTCTTCAATATATTGTGCCAATGCATAACGTAACCATTCGTAATCTTCACATAAACGTGAACCGCAAGCCATTAACAATGGCACCGTCTGTTTTACATGATGGTAAGCCTGGGTTAAAAAGGCATGGTAAGTTTGCAGTGAAATTTCACCACGCTGGCAAGCCGCAAAAATAGGTGACTGGTACATCACCTGCTGCTCTTTTGCGGTTGCTTGTTGCAATACGCTGAAAAAATCACTTGTTTGCTGCATTGTCTTATCCTTAATTGAAATCAGAGTCATAGTCGGGTCGTTCGTTGTCGATTGAGACTCTGAATGTTGTATAACAGGCGTAAATTTTTTATTGAAATTAGCGCGAATAGGGCGGCCATTAGCAGTGACCAATCCCTCATAATCCGCAAAGGGTCGGGTAATAATAAGAGTGTGTATTTGTGCATAATCGGGTAAACTATTATTTAGTTTTTTAACCGCAGCGATAATCTCTTGCTGGTCAATATGCGAGTTATCAATTACTGCTGTTAGTGCTTGTTGTGCATCACCCATCACTACTATCTGCTGTAATTCAGGGTAAGCGCGTGCTTCTGATTCAATCCATTCAGGGGAAATATTTCGTCCATAACTGCTGATCAACAAGTTACTTTTACGGCCGGTAATATGCAGATAATTGTGCTCATCAAGATAACCAATATCGCCGGTTTTAATCACCGTGCCGCTGGCTGCCTGACCAAGATAACCCAGCATAGATGCACCCGTTACCCGTATTTCTCCATCATTGGCAACCTCTACTTTGCAATGACCTAATGCTTGACCACAGCTACCCAATTTAGTATTTATGTGAGAGTTTAAGCTCACCACCGAACCACACTCCGATAAGCCATAACCTTCATAAGCAGGAATACCAAGTGCAAAAGCTCGCTGCATTATTTTTTCTGAAACTTGGGCGCCGCCTACCGCAACAAATTTAAGCCCACTGACCAGTTGTGGTTGTCGTGTTTTTATTTGAATCAAAGCCTGCAATAAAGCCGGTGTTAATACTAAGCTGTGCGGTTGATGAGTCATTAGCGCCTGGCAGAAAATAGCCGGATCAAATTGACTTGAACCCATTAAGCCGACCTTTTCTCCTGGATGGATCACACTGCAAAGACCCATTTGTAACGGCACATAAATACCCGTCAGGTTTTCCAGTAAGGTCGATAAAGGTAATAATACTAAGTGACGTAATGGTTTATTATCGCCGTTGATGGTGTTGATTAATGACTGCGTCACCTCCCCTAAATGTGCCTGGCTTAAGCACACACCTTTTGGCGATCCGGTTGAACCAGACGTAAAGGTTATTTTGGCTGTCCCTGTAAATAAGGGGGCAGTATTTTTAGCGGGGATCACTTTATAACCGCTAAGGTATGCGAAGGGGATTGATGCGCTGTTGCTGATATGTGGCCAATCGCCAATCAAAGTATCAATGCCGACCGAGTTTAAAATATGTCTGACTTGCTGCTCAGTAAAAAACATTGGGATAGGAATAATCGGGATCTTCGCTAATAGCGTGGCTAAATCAATGATTGCCCAATCAATGCTGTTTTCCGCGCGTAATGCGATACATTGGCAATCATTGTCGATCAATTGTTGCTCAGTCCTTTTAATCTCCTGCCATAATTGCAGATAAGTTAACTCTACCAATTCGGCGCTACGTGCTGAACTGCCTTGTAATGCAATGTTATTTGGCGTGTTATGTGCGAAATATTCAATTTTTTTTAATAACCTTTTCATGAGATTTTCACTCGCGATTGGCGGCTAGAGATTTCATCATAACGTTGGATTAATTGTGCTAAGCCCGCTTTTAAATTACCTGCCGATACACGGGGCTGTGTATGGTAATAAGTGCCCCAAGTCGTTTGTGCATTATTGATGTTTTGTTGATCGGCATTACCGAGTACGGCAGGTTTTAACCCTAAATGCACCATCATTACATACAAGGGATCCGTTGCAGTGAATATGCACCACTCAAAACCCTGCTCAATAAGGTGTTTGGCCATTAATAAAAAATGCCATGGTGAAATACCTTTAGAGAAGCTTGCCAGTTGACCAAATTCAATTAAGGTGGAACGCACAATAGGCTGTGAAAATTGCCCGCTCATTATCTGCTCTGCCGGCTTCGTTAAATACTGTTCAAGAAAAAGAGGCTCCTGACTGGCAATACGATAACCACAAACCGAAAGTAATTCGTTTTTTTCAGAATAAACGCCTAAAAAAGTAGGCATAAACTCTGTGATATGAGCGTCAAATGCCAGCAAATATCGAGATGCGACGTATTGCTCTACTTTTTGACGTAACGGATGTGATTTGTTAATAACTTTTAATGTCACGAGTTCTTTTGGTTTCATTGTAGTGCCCTCTTAACGACCTTTTCACTCACTTTAGGCATCAAGACTTAATAAACACTTAAGAAAAATAAAAATTAGGATTTTTATGCAAAAATTGTAACTACTTAGGGGAGGGGATAAAAGAAAGGAGCAATGGATTAGGATGTGTTTATCTGTCGATGTTTTTTGCAGTAATTCGTAGATTCTTTATAACAAGGAAAATCTTATGCGAACGAAGACAGAGATAGAAGGTAACAGGTAAATAGGAAATGGAAAAAACGCAATCAGATACCAGAATGTAATACCAGCGTATGCATAACGGCCGACTAAATGAAATTAGCTTCTAAATTCTTATAGTTAAGATGGTTCGCCAGACTAATAATTAGAATGGCATCATTCGAATTCCCTTCTTTAATAGTCAATTTCTAAGAAAAGCCCCTATATACCTGTTATTAATGAAACTTAGATAAGAACAACTCGTTAATAGAAAGAAAAAAGCAGGATAATGTTTATTTAAAGAAACAAAAAAATGCAGATTTCTGTTTAAATAGTCTGTTTTTAAAACGGTTTGTTTGTTAATTAATCGTTCGCGTATTTTATTGAAATAATAGTCATTAAAGCCCTTGCCAATGTACTTTAAATCCCTATAATGCGCCCCACGGAAACGGGAAAGACGCAAGTCAATCCGGTTACTTAGAACGAAAGAGGTTAAGTTTTTAATAACGTATCACGTTGATTGAAAATATTAAAAATAACCATTGACATCGTTTGCAGGTAGCGTAATATACGCACCTCGCCGAAAGGCGCGCTCTTTAACAATTTAATCAAACAATCTGTGTGGACACTTATTGTTGATGTGATTTCAAAAAATCAAAGTCCTTTCTTGTAAAGGCAGTAACTTTTTACTTCGTAAATAGCTTACTCATCAATAAAAGTGACACACGAATAAATTTATTTATTCAGAATAATAAGTTATTCATTGTTTTTATACTTAGGTATTGAAATAAAGAGTAATTAGTTTTAGTCAGTTATATTGAGTCGCAGCGCAAGCTGCAAATTAAACTTTAAATTGAAGAGTTTGATCATGGCTCAGATTGAACGCTGGCGGCAGGCTTAACACATGCAAGTCGAACGGTAACAGAGAATAGCTTGCTATTTTGCTGACGAGTGGCGGACGGGTGAGTAATGCTTGGGAATTTGCCTTGTTGCGGGGGACAACAGTTGGAAACGACTGCTAATACCGCATAATGTCTCCGGACCAAAGGTGGCCTCTATTTATATGCTATCGCGACAAGATGAGCCCAAGTGGGATTAGCTAGTTGGTAAGGTAATGGCTTACCAAGGCGTCGATCCCTAGCTGGTCTTAGAGGATGACCAGCCACACTGGAACTGAGACACGGTCCAGACTCCTACGGGAGGCAGCAGTGGGGAATATTGCACAATGGAGGAAACTCTGATGCAGCCATGCCGCGTGTGTGAAGAAGGCTTTCGGGTTGTAAAGCACTTTCAGCGAGGAGGAAAGGGTAATGGTTAATATCCATTATCTGTGACGTTACTCGCAGAAGAAGCACCGGCTAACTCCGTGCCAGCAGCCGCGGTAATACGGAGGGTGCGAGCGTTAATCGGAATTACTGGGCGTAAAGCGCGCGTAGGCGGTTAATTAAGTCAGATGTGAAAGCCCAGGGCTCAACCTTGGAACTGCATTTGAAACTGGTTAACTAGAGTTTTGTAGAGGGTGGTAGAATTTCAGGTGTAGCGGTGAAATGCGTAGAGATCTGAAGGAATACCAGTGGCGAAGGCGGCCACCTGGACAAAGACTGACGCTGAGGCGCGAAGGCGTGGGGAGCAAACGGGATTAGATACCCCGGTAGTCCACGCAGTAAACGATGTCTATTAGAAGTTTGTGGCTATATGCCGTGGGTTTCAAAGCTAACGCATTAAATAGACCGCCTGGGGAGTACGGCCGCAAGGTTAAAACTCAAATGAATTGACGGGGGCCCGCACAAGCGGTGGAGCATGTGGTTTAATTCGATGCAACGCGAAGAACCTTACCATCCCTTGACATCCAGAGAATCTGTTAGAGATAGTAGAGTGCCTTCGGGAACTCTGAGACAGGTGCTGCATGGCTGTCGTCAGCTCGTGTTGTGAAATGTTGGGTTAAGTCCCGCAACGAGCGCAACCCTTATCCTTAGTTGCCAGCACGTAATGGTGGGAACTCTAGGGAGACTGCCGGTGATAAACCGGAGGAAGGTGGGGACGACGTCAAGTCATCATGGCCCTTACGGGATGGGCTACACACGTGCTACAATGGCAAATACAAAGGGTTGCTAGCCTGCGAAGGTATGCGAATCTCATAAAGTTTGTCGTAGTCCGGATCGGAGTCTGCAACTCGACTCCGTGAAGTTGGAATCGCTAGTAATCGTGGATCAGAATGCCACGGTGAATACGTTCCCGGGCCTTGTACACACCGCCCGTCACACCATGGGAGTGGGCTGCACCAGAAGTCATTAGCTTAACCTTTCGGGGATGGCGATGACCACGGTGTGGTTCATGACTGGGGTGAAGTCGTAACAAGGTAGCCCTAGGGGAACCTGGGGCTGGATCACCTCCTTACGTAAAGAGACACATCAGTTAACTCGCTTGCGAATTAATACATCGAAGACTTGCTTGCAAGTGCTTCACAGTACAAGCCTTTCGGCGATTTTGCTCTGCAAATTCACCTTTCGGCATCACTATTTGCTACGCAAATAATGATTGAGTGTTCACACAGATTGTTTGATTAGAATGATAAAGCGCAAGTAGTTTCTATGTCCCCATCGTCTAGAGGCCTAGGACACCGCCCTTTCACGGCGGTAACAGGGGTTCAAATCCCCTTGGGGATACCACTACAATAAAAAAAGATTATTAATCTTTTTTTACTACTCTTGGTAGCTACAACAAATTTACGTATTAATTGAAAGATACTTAATAAAGATTCTTTTAGAATATTTATTAAGTGTTTTTTTAACACTGCTCTTTAACAATTAGGAAAGCTGATAAAAGTTCTTTTTATCACACAATAACAATGGCACTCAGGTGTTGATTGGTGTGGTAAATTAAACGAAAAGTTTGTATTTCACACAGTGAAATATAAACAGTTCTCGTTTATTAACACTTAGGTGTTAGTAAATGAATCAAGCAAAAATAAATATTATTCAAACTGATACTTTGGATAATGTACGTATCTATTGAGTGATTGTTAATTCAATTATTCTTAGGTGCACGAAAAACGAATGTTGTTTTTTGTATTGTAAAATATGAGAAATCGCAAGCGTCTTGGAAACTCAAATAAATACAAAATCTAGATTTTGTTGTCTTATGTGTTTTTTGAATGTTATTAACATTCATAAAAACGCTTAAAGTGACACATTTTAGGTGTTGTATGGTTAAGTGAATAAGCGTGCACGGTGGATGCCTAGGCAATTAGAGGCGATGAAGGACGTGGTAATCTGCGATAAGTCCAGGGGAGTTGATAACAAGCGTTATATCCTGGAATTTCCGAATGGGGCAACCCGGCACTTAGTGTCATCGTTAAGTGAATACATAGCTTAACGAAGCGAACGAGGGGAACTGAAACATCTAAGTACCCTTAGGAAAAGAAATCAACCGAGATTCCGATAGTAGCGGCGAGCGAAATTGGAACAGCCCTTAAGCTGTTTAAAAGTTAGTGGAAGGCTCTGGAAAGTGCCGCGATACAGGGTGATAGCCCCGTACACAAAAACTTCTTTACAGTGAAAGCGAGTAGGTCGGGACACGAGAAATCCTGACTGAATATGGGGGGACCATCCTCCAAGGCTAAATACTCCTAATTGACCGATAGTGAACCAGTACCGTGAGGGAAAGGCGAAAAGAACCCCTGTGAGGGGAGTGAAATAGAACCTGAAACCGTGTACGTACAAGCAGTAGGAGCGGACATTGTGTTCCGTGACTGCGTACCTTTTGTATAATGGGTCAACGACTTAATTTCAGTAGCAAGGTTAACCAAATAGGGGAGCCGTAGGGAAACCGAGTCTTAACTGGGCGAATAGTTGCTGGGATTAGACCCGAAACTTGGTGATCTAGCCATGAGCAGGTTGAAGGTTGAGTAACATCAACTGGAGGACCGAACCCACTAATGTTGAAAAATTAGGGGATGACTTGTGGCTGGGGGTGAAAGGCCAATCAAACCAAGAGATAGCTGGTTCTCCTCGAAAGCTATTTAGGTAGCGCCTCGTGTATCACTGTTGGGGGTAGAGCACTGTTTGGGCTAGGGGGTCATCCCGACTTACCAACCCCATGCAAACTCCGAATACCAACAAGTGCAATCACGGGAGACACACGGCGGGTGCTAACGTCCGTCGTGGAAAGGGAAACAACCCAGACCGCCAGCTAAGGTCCCTAAGTATATGTTAAGTGGGAAACGATGTGGAAAGGCTCAGACAGCTAGGAAGTTGGCTTAGAAGCAGCCATCTTTTAAAGAAAGCGTAATAGCTCACTAGTCGAGTCGGTCTGCGCGGAAGATTTAACGGGGCTAAACATATCACCGAAGCTGCGGATGCTTATTTATAGGCATGGTAGAGGAGCGTTCTGTAAGCCGTCGAAGGGAAAGGTGTAAACCATCCTGGAGGTATCAGAAGTGCGAATGTTGACATGAGTAACGATAAGGGAGGTGAAAAACCTCCCCGCCGGAAGACCAAGGGTTCCTGTCCAACGTTAATCGGGGCAGGGTGAGTCGACCCCTAAGGCGAGGCCGAAAGGCGTAGTCGATGGG is a window from the Psychromonas ingrahamii 37 genome containing:
- a CDS encoding tetratricopeptide repeat protein; translated protein: MKTTNFTISLLGFALLLGSSFTAAQTVAGTLLNIQHEWASCQYNLVEKDLKISCLEKVIIANENALKITPASSKLKIWLAINNSSLAGAKGGLGALSLVKKSKQLLEEVIAVNPAVLEGSAYTSLGSLYYQVPGWPIGFGNDKKAEVMLKKALAINPNGIDPNYFYADFLAQNGRKKEAIAHFKKALLASLRPARPLADKGRLQEIANKLKELEN
- a CDS encoding SDR family oxidoreductase, which codes for MKLKDKRVLLTGATGGIGRALSLALVEAGCHLILVGREQAKLDQLIDDLPHSSNYLSIAADIGCAEGIKAVDKECQLYIQEGIPIDIVINNAGCNTFDYLTQRTLTSIEQEIAVNISAPMQLTKLSLTWLSYPGIILNIGSTFAAIGYPGYATYCATKAALHRFSEAMQRELKDTGRQVLFVAPRATDTDLNDQRVTALNKKLGNSTDSPKAVAKQILKTLQTEQKVCWIGWPEKLFVRINQLFPSLVASSIHKQKKHLNKSLSDINE
- a CDS encoding AMP-binding protein, with amino-acid sequence MKRLLKKIEYFAHNTPNNIALQGSSARSAELVELTYLQLWQEIKRTEQQLIDNDCQCIALRAENSIDWAIIDLATLLAKIPIIPIPMFFTEQQVRHILNSVGIDTLIGDWPHISNSASIPFAYLSGYKVIPAKNTAPLFTGTAKITFTSGSTGSPKGVCLSQAHLGEVTQSLINTINGDNKPLRHLVLLPLSTLLENLTGIYVPLQMGLCSVIHPGEKVGLMGSSQFDPAIFCQALMTHQPHSLVLTPALLQALIQIKTRQPQLVSGLKFVAVGGAQVSEKIMQRAFALGIPAYEGYGLSECGSVVSLNSHINTKLGSCGQALGHCKVEVANDGEIRVTGASMLGYLGQAASGTVIKTGDIGYLDEHNYLHITGRKSNLLISSYGRNISPEWIESEARAYPELQQIVVMGDAQQALTAVIDNSHIDQQEIIAAVKKLNNSLPDYAQIHTLIITRPFADYEGLVTANGRPIRANFNKKFTPVIQHSESQSTTNDPTMTLISIKDKTMQQTSDFFSVLQQATAKEQQVMYQSPIFAACQRGEISLQTYHAFLTQAYHHVKQTVPLLMACGSRLCEDYEWLRYALAQYIEEEKGHQEWILNDITACGFDAEIVRNNEGVGKIGTAMELMVAYLYHQIDRKNPLAFLGMVWVLEGTSVNVGGKIAELVQHKLDLPDTAMSYLTSHSTLDQKHIKLFASLMNKITDKNDQQAIIDGANMVFKLYGEMLNDLSSNAIEQIQQSEFCHEA
- a CDS encoding thermostable hemolysin; amino-acid sequence: MKPKELVTLKVINKSHPLRQKVEQYVASRYLLAFDAHITEFMPTFLGVYSEKNELLSVCGYRIASQEPLFLEQYLTKPAEQIMSGQFSQPIVRSTLIEFGQLASFSKGISPWHFLLMAKHLIEQGFEWCIFTATDPLYVMMVHLGLKPAVLGNADQQNINNAQTTWGTYYHTQPRVSAGNLKAGLAQLIQRYDEISSRQSRVKIS